From uncultured Roseateles sp., the proteins below share one genomic window:
- a CDS encoding ribokinase, whose amino-acid sequence MILVAGSANLDFVVRAPHIPAPGETVLGGAFQTFPGGKGANQAIASARAGGARTQMLLALGSDAYAAPIEHSLREAGVQMHVVRSLAEPTGTAFICLADSAENAITVAPGANSCLRGSDLPPLAGVSHLLLQLETPMAAVTAWSQAARAQGVSVVLNAAPARELPAALLAATDLLIVNEGELASLAGICGNEGSIVERMQRLNVARVIVTLGSRGCCALDRGEWLLQPAFPVKALDTTAAGDTFCGALVAALSLGAGLAEALRQASAAAALACTRLGAQASIPSHDEVQALLRAAPERPQHSLDALAHYCGVPTLLTVPA is encoded by the coding sequence ATGATTCTCGTCGCCGGTTCGGCCAATCTTGACTTCGTCGTGCGCGCGCCGCACATCCCGGCCCCTGGCGAGACGGTGCTGGGTGGAGCCTTCCAGACCTTCCCCGGCGGCAAGGGGGCCAACCAGGCGATCGCCAGCGCCCGTGCGGGCGGGGCGCGCACGCAGATGCTGCTGGCGCTGGGCTCGGATGCCTATGCCGCGCCGATCGAGCACTCGCTGCGCGAGGCCGGCGTGCAGATGCATGTGGTGCGCAGCCTGGCCGAGCCCACCGGCACGGCCTTCATCTGCCTGGCCGATTCGGCCGAGAACGCAATCACCGTGGCGCCCGGCGCCAACAGCTGCCTGCGCGGCAGCGATCTGCCGCCGCTGGCCGGCGTCAGCCATCTGCTGCTGCAGCTGGAGACGCCGATGGCGGCCGTCACCGCCTGGTCCCAGGCCGCGAGAGCGCAGGGCGTCAGCGTCGTGCTCAATGCCGCGCCGGCGCGCGAGCTGCCGGCGGCCCTGTTGGCCGCCACCGATCTGCTGATCGTCAACGAGGGCGAACTGGCCAGCCTGGCTGGCATTTGCGGCAACGAGGGCAGCATCGTCGAACGGATGCAGCGACTGAACGTGGCGCGGGTGATCGTCACCCTGGGTTCGCGTGGCTGTTGCGCACTGGATCGCGGCGAGTGGCTGCTGCAGCCGGCCTTCCCGGTCAAGGCACTGGACACCACCGCCGCCGGCGACACCTTTTGCGGCGCCCTGGTGGCCGCGCTGAGCCTGGGTGCCGGCCTGGCCGAGGCGCTGCGCCAGGCCAGCGCCGCGGCGGCCCTGGCCTGCACGCGGCTCGGTGCACAGGCCAGCATCCCCTCACACGACGAGGTTCAGGCGCTGCTGCGTGCTGCGCCCGAAAGACCTCAACACAGCCTTGACGCGCTGGCCCATTATTGTGGTGTTCCCACGCTTTTGACCGTACCCGCATGA